Proteins encoded by one window of Shewanella avicenniae:
- a CDS encoding amino acid aminotransferase: MFNALNPMPADPILGLMAQFREDPRTDKIDLGVGVYKDPAGHTPILACVKTAERIRTETETSKVYISPAGSPEFNRLICELAFGATHSAVLSNRIRSVSTPGGTGSLRVASDFIKRCNPDATVWVSDPTWANHISIFKAAGLAVDKYPYYDTENNALRFDAMLDKLKTLGANDVVLLHACCHNPTGEDLTPDQWDQVVAVAQERGFTPLLDMAYQGFGENLDQDAYGVRNMADAVDAMILCASCSKNFGLYRERIGACAVIAKDSDKAAIAQSVMLHVVRSNYSMPPAHGAALVETILASTELTAQWHEELQVMRDRINGNRAMLVERIKAQGVTRDFSFIARQKGMFSFLGITPEQVALLKHEHGIYMVDSSRMSIAGITEANVDYLAAAIAKVL, encoded by the coding sequence ATGTTCAATGCATTAAACCCCATGCCAGCGGATCCGATTCTTGGTCTGATGGCACAATTTCGTGAAGATCCTCGTACAGATAAAATCGACTTAGGTGTCGGTGTTTATAAAGACCCTGCAGGCCACACACCTATTCTTGCATGCGTTAAAACTGCAGAACGTATTCGCACTGAAACCGAGACCTCAAAAGTTTATATCAGCCCAGCGGGTAGCCCAGAGTTCAACCGTCTGATCTGCGAACTGGCATTTGGTGCAACACACAGCGCAGTGCTGAGCAATCGTATTCGCAGCGTGTCAACACCAGGTGGTACTGGTTCACTGCGAGTTGCCTCTGATTTCATCAAACGCTGTAATCCTGATGCGACTGTATGGGTAAGCGACCCAACTTGGGCGAACCACATCAGCATTTTTAAAGCAGCTGGTTTAGCCGTCGATAAATACCCTTATTACGACACCGAAAACAATGCGCTGCGTTTTGACGCTATGTTAGACAAGCTTAAAACACTGGGTGCCAATGACGTGGTGTTGTTGCATGCATGCTGCCACAACCCAACCGGTGAAGATTTAACGCCTGATCAGTGGGATCAAGTGGTTGCTGTTGCGCAAGAACGCGGTTTTACACCATTGCTCGATATGGCGTACCAAGGCTTTGGCGAAAACCTAGATCAAGACGCCTACGGCGTACGTAACATGGCTGACGCTGTTGATGCGATGATCTTATGTGCCTCTTGTTCAAAGAACTTTGGCTTATACCGTGAGCGTATTGGTGCTTGCGCCGTTATTGCCAAAGATAGCGACAAAGCCGCGATTGCCCAGTCAGTCATGCTGCACGTTGTTCGTAGTAACTACTCAATGCCGCCAGCTCACGGTGCGGCCTTAGTTGAAACGATTCTGGCATCTACTGAATTAACAGCTCAATGGCATGAAGAGCTGCAAGTGATGCGTGATCGCATCAACGGTAATCGCGCCATGCTGGTTGAACGTATCAAAGCGCAAGGCGTTACCCGTGACTTTAGCTTTATCGCTCGCCAAAAAGGGATGTTCTCTTTCCTCGGAATTACCCCAGAGCAAGTTGCGCTGCTGAAACATGAACACGGTATCTACATGGTAGATTCTAGCCGTATGAGTATCGCCGGTATCACCGAAGCCAACGTTGATTACTTAGCCGCAGCTATCGCCAAGGTGTTGTGA
- the serC gene encoding 3-phosphoserine/phosphohydroxythreonine transaminase: MSTVYNFCAGPAMLPAPVLAKAQQELLDWQGLGVSVMEVSHRGAPFIELATQSEKDLRALMNIPDNYKVLFMHGGGRGQFAAVVNNFLGDNGRALYLLSGQWSTSAAEEAVRLVGEDAIDTLNIVEKVDGLNNVVLPSLQGDAGQYRYVHYCPNETVDGIEIFDTLDSSWPIVADMSSTIMSREIDVSKFAVIYAGAQKNIGPSGLTLVIVREDMLALPVVHPSSIMDYRIAAAKDSMFNTPPTFAWYLAAEVFKWLLNAGGVAAMEKTNIAKAELLYHCIDSLPFYKNGVATENRSRMNVTFQLADESLDKAFLKEAEAQGLVALKGHRIVGGMRASIYNAMPLEGVQKLVEFMTAFAAKNS, from the coding sequence GTGAGTACGGTGTACAACTTTTGTGCCGGGCCAGCCATGTTGCCAGCTCCCGTTTTAGCTAAAGCGCAGCAAGAATTATTGGATTGGCAAGGCTTAGGCGTTTCAGTGATGGAAGTGAGCCATCGCGGTGCACCTTTCATTGAACTGGCGACCCAGTCAGAAAAAGATCTTCGTGCCTTAATGAACATTCCTGATAACTACAAAGTGCTGTTTATGCATGGCGGTGGTCGCGGTCAGTTCGCAGCAGTAGTGAATAACTTTCTCGGTGATAATGGTCGCGCACTCTATTTGCTATCGGGCCAATGGTCGACCTCCGCGGCGGAAGAAGCGGTACGTTTGGTGGGCGAAGATGCTATCGATACATTAAACATTGTCGAAAAAGTGGATGGTTTGAATAATGTGGTGTTGCCAAGCTTACAGGGTGACGCTGGCCAGTATCGCTATGTGCATTATTGTCCGAATGAAACGGTTGATGGCATTGAAATCTTTGACACGCTCGACAGTAGCTGGCCGATTGTGGCGGACATGTCGTCAACCATTATGTCGCGCGAAATCGACGTGAGTAAATTTGCGGTTATCTACGCTGGCGCGCAGAAGAATATTGGTCCATCAGGTTTGACGCTGGTGATTGTACGTGAAGATATGTTAGCGCTGCCAGTGGTACATCCGTCATCGATTATGGATTACCGCATCGCTGCTGCAAAAGATTCAATGTTCAATACACCACCTACCTTTGCATGGTATCTAGCGGCTGAAGTGTTCAAATGGTTGCTCAATGCTGGCGGTGTCGCAGCGATGGAGAAAACCAATATCGCCAAAGCGGAATTGTTGTATCACTGCATCGACAGCTTGCCATTCTATAAAAACGGTGTGGCGACTGAAAACCGTTCGCGTATGAATGTGACCTTCCAGTTGGCTGACGAATCACTCGATAAAGCGTTTCTTAAAGAAGCCGAAGCACAAGGTTTAGTTGCCTTAAAAGGCCATCGGATTGTGGGCGGTATGCGTGCGAGTATCTACAACGCCATGCCACTTGAAGGCGTTCAAAAACTGGTTGAATTTATGACGGCGTTTGCTGCCAAAAATAGCTAA
- the lapB gene encoding lipopolysaccharide assembly protein LapB, whose translation MLELFFLLLPVAVAYGWYMGRRNLRQKQTSQQKQLSRDYFAGLNFLLSNESDKAVDMFISMLDVDDETIDTHLSLGSLFRKRGEVDRAIRIHQNLIARPSLLNEQRDLAMMELGKDFLAAGFYDRAEEIFLNLIQLDDHSEEAESQLISIYQMTKEWQKAINIIKKLPRKRQQTLKSVLAHFYCQLADESRNVDEQISLLKIANKQDPCCGRALLKLIRLYLAQHQAHLAGEALDQLIDKAPSLVVDALTSAVELADMTRDRAGLKRRLALAVEKGAGASVIIALAKLLVDDGELKAAESLILDNLYRHPTMRGFQFLMKMQLAQAEEGQAKESLAMLEKLVEQQIRSRPVYRCCECGFPSHTLYWHCPSCKSWGSIQHIRGLDGE comes from the coding sequence ATGTTAGAGCTGTTCTTTCTGTTGTTGCCTGTTGCGGTGGCCTATGGTTGGTACATGGGGCGGCGTAATCTTCGGCAAAAACAGACGTCGCAGCAAAAGCAACTTAGTCGTGACTACTTTGCCGGGCTTAATTTTCTGTTGTCCAATGAGTCAGACAAAGCCGTCGATATGTTTATCAGCATGTTAGACGTTGATGACGAAACCATTGATACCCACCTGTCGCTCGGTTCCTTATTTCGTAAACGCGGCGAAGTAGACCGCGCCATTCGCATTCACCAGAATTTAATCGCGCGACCATCGTTGTTAAATGAACAACGTGATTTGGCCATGATGGAGTTAGGTAAAGATTTTCTTGCTGCTGGTTTTTATGACCGTGCAGAGGAAATTTTTCTGAATCTTATTCAACTTGACGATCACTCTGAAGAGGCTGAAAGTCAGTTGATTTCCATCTATCAGATGACCAAAGAATGGCAAAAAGCCATCAATATCATTAAAAAATTACCGCGTAAGCGGCAACAGACGCTCAAATCGGTGCTTGCGCATTTTTATTGTCAGTTAGCTGATGAAAGCCGCAACGTAGATGAGCAGATTTCCCTACTGAAAATTGCCAACAAGCAAGACCCTTGCTGTGGTCGAGCGCTGCTAAAATTGATCAGGCTGTATTTGGCACAGCACCAAGCGCATCTTGCTGGTGAAGCCTTAGACCAACTAATTGATAAGGCACCGAGCCTCGTGGTTGACGCGCTGACGTCAGCCGTTGAATTAGCTGACATGACACGTGACCGTGCGGGGTTAAAACGACGATTGGCGCTTGCGGTAGAAAAGGGCGCTGGCGCGTCAGTGATTATCGCCCTCGCCAAGTTGCTGGTTGATGATGGTGAGTTAAAAGCGGCCGAATCGCTGATTTTGGATAATCTCTATCGTCATCCCACCATGCGTGGCTTTCAATTTTTGATGAAAATGCAATTGGCGCAAGCTGAAGAGGGGCAAGCGAAAGAAAGCTTAGCCATGCTGGAAAAGCTGGTAGAGCAGCAGATCCGCTCTCGGCCCGTGTACCGTTGCTGTGAGTGTGGCTTTCCGTCACACACCCTATATTGGCATTGTCCTTCGTGTAAAAGCTGGGGCAGTATTCAACATATTAGAGGACTGGACGGCGAATAG
- the pyrF gene encoding orotidine-5'-phosphate decarboxylase — translation MTEKAIVVALDFDNKFKALQLVDKLDPTLCRLKVGKEMFTLFGPDLVKEIHNRGFDLFLDLKFHDIPNTVAKAVAAAAELGVWMVNVHASGGLAMMEAAKKALLPYGENAPLLIAVTVLTSMSSEELQLLGINATAPEHVMRLAKLTHQAGLNGVVCSAQEATMLKAAFGEDFKLVTPGIRPVGADVGDQKRIMTPSKALAAGSDYLVIGRPITQAADPLAALEAIHHSILVGE, via the coding sequence ATGACCGAAAAAGCGATTGTTGTCGCCCTTGATTTCGATAACAAATTTAAGGCCTTACAGTTAGTTGATAAGCTTGATCCTACTCTTTGCCGCTTAAAAGTGGGCAAAGAGATGTTCACCTTATTTGGGCCAGATTTAGTCAAAGAAATTCATAACCGCGGCTTTGATCTATTTTTGGATCTTAAGTTTCACGATATTCCTAATACGGTTGCTAAAGCGGTTGCAGCAGCAGCAGAGCTGGGCGTTTGGATGGTCAACGTGCATGCCAGTGGCGGTTTGGCAATGATGGAAGCGGCTAAAAAAGCCTTGTTGCCATATGGTGAAAATGCACCACTGTTGATTGCGGTCACTGTACTCACCTCCATGAGTAGTGAAGAGCTGCAACTGCTCGGTATTAATGCGACGGCGCCAGAGCATGTTATGCGATTGGCTAAATTGACTCATCAAGCCGGTTTGAATGGTGTTGTTTGCTCAGCTCAAGAAGCGACGATGTTGAAAGCTGCATTTGGTGAAGATTTCAAATTGGTCACCCCCGGTATTCGGCCTGTTGGTGCCGACGTAGGTGATCAAAAACGAATTATGACACCAAGCAAAGCATTGGCCGCTGGTTCGGATTATTTGGTCATTGGTCGTCCAATTACACAAGCGGCAGATCCGTTAGCCGCATTGGAAGCCATTCATCACTCTATCCTAGTTGGGGAATAA
- the ihfB gene encoding integration host factor subunit beta, translating to MTKSELIEKLAETQSLLSAKDVESAVKEMLEQMAKTLEIGDRIEIRGFGSFSLHYRAPRVGRNPKTGSSVELDGKYVPHFKPGKELRERVDATIS from the coding sequence ATGACAAAATCCGAACTTATCGAAAAGCTTGCTGAGACGCAGTCACTGTTATCAGCAAAAGATGTTGAAAGTGCCGTAAAAGAGATGTTGGAGCAAATGGCGAAGACATTAGAAATCGGTGATCGTATTGAGATCCGTGGTTTTGGTAGTTTCTCTCTGCATTATCGTGCACCTCGTGTTGGTCGTAATCCAAAAACAGGCTCTTCTGTTGAATTGGATGGTAAATACGTACCACATTTTAAGCCAGGTAAAGAATTACGAGAAAGAGTGGACGCTACTATTAGCTAA
- a CDS encoding LapA family protein — MKSFFVTVLVALLFIIALIFGARNEQLVTINYFVVEGEYRLPLVLAVVFFAGFVCCWLVAFFYILRLKISLKRARRRLMTLEAAQQESDS, encoded by the coding sequence GTGAAATCGTTTTTTGTCACTGTCCTCGTCGCTCTACTATTTATTATTGCGTTGATTTTCGGCGCTCGAAATGAGCAACTGGTTACCATCAACTATTTTGTGGTTGAGGGGGAATATCGTTTACCTTTGGTTCTGGCCGTTGTCTTTTTTGCTGGGTTTGTTTGTTGTTGGCTTGTGGCCTTTTTCTATATCCTCAGACTCAAAATTTCATTGAAACGTGCTCGACGCAGATTAATGACATTGGAAGCTGCTCAACAGGAGAGCGACAGCTAA
- the rpsA gene encoding 30S ribosomal protein S1 — translation MTESFADLFEQSLQQLEFRPGSIVRGTVVAIENGVVLVDAGLKSESPIPAEQFKNAQGELEIAVGDEVDVALDSVEDGFGETQLSREKAKRHEAWIVLEKAYEDNETVIGVINGKVKGGFTVELNGIRAFLPGSLVDVRPVRDTAHLENKELEFKVIKLDQKRNNVVVSRRAVIESESSAERDALLENLQEGQSVKGIVKNLTDYGAFVDLGGVDGLLHITDMAWKRVKHPSEIVNVGDEIEVKVLKYDRERTRVSLGLKQLGEDPWLEISKRYPENTRLSGRVTNLTDYGCFVEIEEGVEGLVHVSEMDWTNKNIHPSKVVSLGDEVEVLVLDIDEERRRISLGLKQCKTNPWEDFANRYAKGDKVTGKIKSITDFGIFIGLDGGIDGLVHLSDISWNAAGEEAVGEYKKGDEITAVVLSVDPERERISLGVKQTEDDPFNAYLADKKKGSIVTGTVTAVDAKGVTVELADAVEGYIRVADISREHVEDASTEFNVGDAIEAKFMGVDRKNRNVSLSIRAKDEAEEKEVMANLNKQEEAVIGNAMAEAFKAARK, via the coding sequence ATGACTGAATCTTTTGCTGATCTGTTTGAACAATCCCTTCAACAACTGGAATTCCGCCCAGGTTCTATCGTTCGTGGTACTGTAGTTGCTATCGAAAACGGTGTAGTGCTGGTTGACGCTGGTCTGAAATCTGAAAGCCCAATCCCTGCAGAACAATTCAAAAACGCTCAAGGCGAATTGGAAATTGCTGTAGGCGACGAAGTTGATGTAGCGCTGGATAGCGTTGAAGACGGTTTCGGTGAGACTCAACTGTCTCGTGAAAAAGCGAAACGTCACGAAGCTTGGATCGTTCTCGAAAAAGCTTACGAAGATAACGAAACTGTTATCGGCGTTATCAACGGCAAAGTTAAAGGCGGTTTCACTGTTGAGTTGAACGGTATCCGTGCATTCTTGCCTGGTTCTCTGGTTGACGTTCGCCCTGTGCGCGATACTGCTCACCTGGAAAACAAAGAGCTGGAATTCAAGGTTATCAAACTGGATCAGAAACGTAACAACGTAGTGGTTTCTCGCCGCGCTGTTATTGAATCTGAAAGCAGTGCTGAGCGCGATGCTCTGCTGGAAAACCTGCAGGAAGGTCAATCTGTTAAAGGTATCGTTAAGAACCTGACCGACTACGGTGCATTCGTAGATCTGGGCGGTGTTGACGGCCTGCTGCACATCACTGACATGGCATGGAAACGCGTTAAGCATCCATCAGAAATCGTTAACGTTGGTGATGAAATCGAAGTTAAAGTGCTGAAATATGACCGTGAACGTACTCGCGTATCACTGGGTCTGAAACAACTGGGTGAAGACCCATGGTTGGAAATCAGCAAACGCTACCCAGAAAACACTCGTTTGTCTGGTCGCGTAACTAACCTGACTGACTACGGTTGCTTCGTTGAAATCGAAGAAGGCGTTGAAGGTCTGGTACACGTTTCTGAAATGGATTGGACTAACAAGAACATCCACCCATCTAAAGTTGTTAGCTTGGGCGATGAAGTTGAAGTTCTGGTACTGGATATCGACGAAGAACGTCGTCGTATCTCTCTGGGTCTGAAACAATGTAAGACTAACCCATGGGAAGACTTCGCTAACCGTTACGCTAAAGGCGACAAAGTAACTGGTAAGATCAAGTCAATCACTGACTTCGGTATCTTCATCGGTCTTGACGGCGGTATCGATGGTCTGGTTCACCTGTCTGACATCTCTTGGAATGCTGCTGGCGAAGAAGCTGTTGGCGAATACAAGAAAGGTGATGAAATCACTGCAGTTGTACTGTCAGTTGATCCAGAACGTGAGCGTATCAGCCTGGGCGTTAAGCAAACTGAAGACGATCCATTCAATGCTTACTTGGCAGACAAGAAGAAAGGTTCTATTGTAACAGGTACTGTTACTGCAGTTGACGCTAAAGGTGTTACTGTTGAACTGGCTGACGCTGTTGAAGGTTACATCCGTGTTGCTGACATCAGCCGTGAACACGTAGAAGACGCTTCTACTGAGTTCAACGTTGGTGATGCTATCGAAGCTAAGTTCATGGGCGTTGACCGTAAGAACCGTAACGTTTCTCTGTCTATCCGTGCTAAAGACGAAGCAGAAGAGAAAGAAGTAATGGCTAACCTGAACAAACAGGAAGAAGCTGTTATCGGTAACGCAATGGCAGAAGCGTTCAAAGCGGCTCGTAAGTAA
- the cmk gene encoding (d)CMP kinase codes for MSDRAPVVTIDGPSGAGKGTISQLLASHLGWKFLDSGAIYRVLALAAIHHNVELDNEEAITLLASHLDVQFFAASEQESSKIVLEGEDVTQSIRSQECSDAASRVAVFPRVREALLRRQRAFKVEPGLIADGRDMGTIVFPNAPAKLFLTASAEERAQRRYNQLREKGFDVNIGTLLTEIKDRDFRDMNRAVAPLVPADDALFIDTTGLAIEDVFAQALKYIQDKLSAAAV; via the coding sequence ATGTCTGATCGGGCGCCTGTCGTCACCATTGATGGTCCTAGCGGTGCAGGGAAGGGAACGATTAGTCAGCTACTTGCCAGCCATTTAGGTTGGAAGTTTCTGGATAGTGGTGCGATCTATCGAGTACTTGCTCTTGCTGCCATTCACCATAATGTTGAACTCGACAACGAAGAAGCGATCACCCTATTGGCGTCTCATTTAGACGTCCAGTTTTTCGCTGCCTCAGAGCAAGAATCTTCAAAAATTGTGCTTGAAGGTGAAGATGTTACCCAAAGTATTCGCTCACAGGAGTGTTCGGATGCTGCTTCTCGGGTTGCGGTCTTTCCCCGAGTTCGTGAAGCACTTTTGCGTCGCCAACGCGCATTCAAAGTTGAGCCAGGTTTGATCGCTGATGGTCGCGACATGGGCACCATCGTATTCCCTAATGCGCCAGCTAAATTATTTTTAACTGCATCAGCGGAAGAACGCGCGCAACGGCGCTATAATCAGTTGCGAGAGAAGGGCTTTGATGTTAATATCGGCACCCTTTTAACCGAGATTAAAGACCGTGATTTCAGGGACATGAACCGTGCAGTAGCGCCACTTGTTCCCGCTGATGATGCTTTGTTCATCGACACCACGGGTCTCGCGATTGAAGATGTATTTGCGCAAGCGCTGAAATACATTCAAGACAAATTATCTGCTGCAGCTGTTTAA
- a CDS encoding DUF2058 domain-containing protein — protein sequence MANSLQQQLLKAGLTSKQKLKDVKTQKKRNRKSNIDDGSAEFKQQLAQQKAEQIERDKALNERRFAEATEKGLVRSLVTEIHKQSISLPKDGELKFNFTLSNKIYSLFIDAKLQQQLLNGRLGIVRLEEKSYVVPHKLAERVNLLVPDWCGYLWTAEAAQSADTVEEDDPYADYVIPDDLMW from the coding sequence GTGGCGAACTCTCTTCAACAGCAGTTGTTAAAAGCTGGCTTAACCAGCAAGCAAAAGCTTAAAGATGTTAAGACTCAAAAAAAGCGCAACCGTAAATCTAACATCGATGATGGTAGTGCTGAATTTAAACAGCAGTTGGCACAGCAAAAAGCTGAGCAAATCGAGCGTGATAAGGCATTAAACGAAAGGCGGTTTGCCGAAGCAACCGAAAAAGGGCTAGTGCGTTCTTTAGTCACCGAAATCCATAAACAATCGATTTCATTGCCAAAAGATGGCGAGCTTAAATTCAACTTTACTCTGAGCAATAAAATCTACTCGCTGTTTATTGACGCCAAATTGCAGCAACAACTGCTCAATGGTCGTTTAGGCATTGTTCGCTTAGAAGAGAAGAGCTATGTGGTGCCGCATAAATTGGCTGAGAGGGTGAATCTGCTGGTGCCTGATTGGTGTGGCTATTTATGGACAGCGGAAGCAGCGCAATCAGCTGATACAGTGGAAGAGGATGATCCATATGCCGATTATGTCATCCCAGATGATCTGATGTGGTAA
- the aroA gene encoding 3-phosphoshikimate 1-carboxyvinyltransferase, producing MKQLHLNKVYRFNGEVNIPGSKSISNRALLLAALAKGKTTLTNLLDSDDIRHMLNALRQLGVKYQLSADKRTCTVEGNAGPFNKSQPLSMFLGNAGTAMRPLCAALTLGSGDFELTGEPRMEERPIKDLVDAIAQLGANIQYLKNEGYPPVNILGSGLSGGTVKISGALSSQFLTALLMVAPLAKGDVEIEVVGELVSKPYIDITLALMAKFGVNVDNQQYQRFLVKGNQQYIAPGALLVEGDASSASYFLAAGAIAGGEIKVTGVGKQSIQGDVKFADALAAMGADIEWGDDYIIARGSKLHGIDMDMNHIPDAAMTIATAALFAEGETKLTNIYNWRIKETDRLAAMATELRKVGATVVEGEDFIQITPAAKIKHAEIDTYNDHRMAMCFSLVAFSDAGVTINDPDCTSKTFPDYFAQFQLLACH from the coding sequence ATGAAACAGTTACACCTGAATAAAGTCTATCGTTTTAACGGTGAAGTAAATATTCCCGGCTCTAAAAGCATCTCAAACCGAGCCTTATTGTTAGCAGCCTTAGCAAAAGGTAAAACCACGCTCACTAATTTGCTCGATTCCGACGACATCCGGCATATGTTAAATGCGCTGCGGCAGTTAGGGGTTAAGTACCAACTTTCAGCAGACAAGCGCACCTGCACCGTTGAAGGTAATGCGGGGCCATTTAATAAGTCACAACCCTTGTCTATGTTTTTAGGTAATGCTGGCACAGCAATGCGCCCTCTGTGCGCCGCATTAACCCTTGGCAGTGGCGATTTTGAGCTTACCGGTGAACCGCGTATGGAAGAGCGTCCAATCAAGGATTTAGTGGATGCAATTGCGCAACTGGGAGCTAACATTCAATATCTTAAGAACGAAGGTTATCCTCCTGTAAATATTTTGGGTTCAGGGCTTTCTGGCGGAACGGTCAAGATATCTGGTGCGTTATCCAGCCAGTTCCTCACCGCATTATTGATGGTTGCCCCCTTGGCCAAAGGTGATGTTGAAATTGAGGTGGTGGGAGAACTGGTTTCAAAACCTTACATCGACATCACCTTGGCACTGATGGCTAAATTTGGTGTCAATGTCGACAATCAGCAATATCAACGTTTCCTTGTGAAAGGGAATCAACAATACATCGCTCCCGGCGCCTTGCTGGTTGAAGGTGATGCGTCATCAGCGTCTTATTTTCTTGCCGCGGGTGCGATTGCCGGTGGTGAAATTAAGGTGACAGGTGTTGGCAAGCAGAGCATTCAAGGCGATGTGAAGTTTGCTGATGCGCTTGCGGCGATGGGCGCAGATATTGAATGGGGTGATGACTACATCATTGCCCGAGGCAGTAAATTGCATGGCATTGATATGGATATGAATCATATTCCTGATGCTGCCATGACGATTGCAACCGCTGCATTATTTGCAGAAGGCGAGACTAAGCTCACCAATATCTATAACTGGCGTATTAAAGAAACCGATCGCCTAGCGGCGATGGCGACAGAATTACGAAAAGTCGGTGCAACAGTGGTAGAAGGGGAAGATTTTATCCAGATCACGCCTGCTGCGAAGATCAAGCATGCCGAGATCGATACCTATAATGATCACCGTATGGCAATGTGTTTCTCGTTGGTGGCGTTTAGTGATGCGGGTGTCACCATTAATGACCCGGATTGTACCTCAAAGACATTCCCTGATTACTTTGCGCAGTTCCAATTGCTTGCTTGCCATTGA